Proteins from a single region of Abyssalbus ytuae:
- a CDS encoding AAA domain-containing protein yields MTKIKNWLHYWKNSLADAERAEIDFQRQKHFFGEHIDLSNGHLPCEDIKVLFDLEECKLNEQRGITKKDSPEWQSIEQIDLIIAPFVLQPLPEYQKYLRSTKPVFPFWIKATALPDGGLRVAEDHFPVIPRSVLAPSANENNDFIFSHVDTVDKATQLDKSEFEDWNDYWDFSQKVFKELTEQTLSSYKAEYYSRIDRTLYFVPDEKFTPSTHIIKLIENLLINESEPPLIKQIIETPSRKDNKPLAIDHYMDANSLHLGQMGCDYPLSITQRRALYTFLNAKDEKVFAVNGPPGTGKTTLLQSVVANYVVQSVKKDEPPVILACSTNNQAVINIIESFSKSNSNLPFLGQRWISSIEGFAAFLPSNSKQVLNGINYYKSDDSSNLSALDDYENVEKSEAEFLAHINEYTNKNFIDLTTCCDFLKDEIAAIENTLTDGKNLWKDFLLQIHSFNTEFNITTSSSKYYPTGQHDISITQLKKDKDSFTDTEGQVINYFNNEPFFRKIFCWLNIKSSLEKRTTEVRRLLRNTPYKFDESIFTNISKILNAIDLKIQAVDSTIHKATNWVVWKGLNQIKGNPPISEKELTLREASKTEKTKFAPCYLYDELDVSLRHKAFWLSIHFWEAKWILATKDFLNDDRKENKGAKGRMNMWRRRAMLTPCFVSTFFMAPRFFFYSKHAGKTDADDNLWESPPLEEFVDLLMVDESGQVTPEVGLPTFALCKKALVVGDVKQIEPVWNIIPKVDIGNLIKHDILKNANDPNYLFFKSKGLLASSGDVMSVAQRATNFIYDDPRVAERGMMLQEHRRCYNEIIKYCNEMAYSGVLKPLRGNSQKALLPPMVHFHVDSNSITKNKDRTNEKEAEVLLNWLVQYKEKIFDYYKHVKDYNNQFENMVGIITPFSGQKRTLIRLANSKGLNTKLMKIGTVHALQGAERPVILFSSVYGPGDTGTMFFDRDNKPNMLNVAVSRAKDSFIVFGNRNILDGKTTKPSGILAKHLKFYEN; encoded by the coding sequence ATGACAAAAATTAAGAACTGGTTACACTATTGGAAAAACAGTCTGGCTGATGCTGAAAGAGCAGAGATAGATTTTCAACGTCAAAAGCATTTTTTCGGTGAGCATATTGATCTATCCAATGGCCATCTTCCATGTGAGGATATCAAAGTATTATTTGATTTAGAAGAGTGCAAACTCAATGAACAAAGAGGTATCACAAAGAAAGATAGCCCTGAATGGCAATCAATAGAACAAATTGACCTTATCATTGCCCCTTTTGTCCTGCAGCCTCTACCAGAGTATCAAAAATATCTACGATCTACAAAACCAGTATTTCCATTCTGGATTAAGGCTACTGCTCTACCAGATGGAGGGCTGAGAGTAGCAGAAGATCATTTTCCAGTAATACCAAGATCCGTCCTGGCTCCTTCCGCAAATGAAAATAATGACTTTATTTTCAGTCATGTTGACACGGTTGATAAAGCTACCCAATTAGACAAAAGTGAATTTGAAGATTGGAATGATTATTGGGACTTTAGCCAAAAAGTATTCAAAGAGCTCACCGAACAAACATTATCTTCTTACAAAGCCGAATATTATAGCAGGATTGACCGGACGCTCTACTTTGTACCAGACGAGAAATTCACACCCTCCACTCATATTATTAAGCTCATTGAGAATCTTTTAATCAATGAGTCAGAACCACCCCTGATCAAACAAATAATTGAAACACCAAGCAGAAAAGATAATAAGCCTCTTGCAATAGATCACTACATGGATGCTAATTCGTTGCATTTAGGACAGATGGGATGCGATTACCCTCTTTCCATTACTCAACGAAGAGCACTCTATACATTCTTAAATGCAAAAGATGAGAAAGTATTTGCGGTAAATGGACCTCCCGGAACAGGAAAAACAACCTTGCTACAATCTGTGGTAGCTAATTATGTGGTACAATCTGTCAAAAAAGATGAGCCACCAGTTATTTTGGCTTGCTCCACAAATAACCAGGCGGTTATAAACATCATTGAGAGCTTCTCTAAATCAAACAGTAACCTACCTTTTCTAGGGCAAAGATGGATTTCTTCAATTGAGGGTTTTGCAGCTTTTCTCCCTTCAAATAGTAAACAGGTTCTAAACGGCATAAACTATTATAAAAGTGATGATTCCAGCAACTTAAGTGCCCTAGATGATTATGAAAATGTAGAAAAGTCCGAAGCGGAATTTTTAGCTCATATCAATGAATACACAAATAAAAATTTCATTGACTTAACCACCTGTTGTGATTTCCTGAAAGATGAAATTGCAGCAATCGAGAATACACTAACTGATGGCAAAAACCTATGGAAAGACTTCCTGCTACAAATTCACTCGTTCAATACTGAGTTTAATATAACCACTTCATCATCAAAATATTACCCCACAGGCCAACATGATATAAGCATTACACAATTAAAAAAAGACAAAGATTCATTTACTGATACTGAAGGTCAGGTAATCAATTATTTCAATAATGAGCCATTCTTTAGAAAGATATTTTGTTGGCTGAATATCAAATCATCTCTTGAAAAACGAACGACTGAAGTAAGACGGCTTTTAAGAAACACTCCATACAAATTTGACGAGTCTATTTTCACTAATATATCAAAAATCCTCAATGCTATCGACCTCAAAATTCAGGCGGTGGATTCCACCATCCATAAAGCGACAAATTGGGTGGTATGGAAAGGTTTAAATCAAATAAAAGGAAACCCTCCCATCTCGGAAAAGGAATTAACTCTACGAGAAGCATCCAAAACAGAGAAAACCAAATTCGCACCATGCTACTTGTACGACGAATTAGATGTCAGTCTTCGTCACAAGGCTTTTTGGTTGAGTATTCATTTTTGGGAAGCAAAATGGATTCTGGCAACGAAAGACTTTCTAAACGATGACAGAAAAGAGAACAAAGGTGCTAAAGGAAGAATGAATATGTGGCGGAGAAGAGCTATGCTTACACCGTGTTTTGTAAGTACTTTCTTCATGGCACCTCGTTTTTTTTTCTATTCAAAGCATGCTGGCAAAACAGATGCTGACGATAATCTATGGGAATCACCTCCTCTTGAAGAGTTTGTTGATTTATTGATGGTCGATGAGTCCGGGCAGGTTACTCCTGAGGTAGGGCTTCCAACTTTTGCATTATGCAAAAAAGCATTGGTGGTAGGTGATGTAAAACAAATTGAACCTGTATGGAATATTATCCCGAAGGTGGACATAGGCAACCTGATCAAGCATGATATTCTTAAAAATGCTAATGACCCAAATTATTTATTCTTCAAGTCAAAGGGTCTTTTAGCTTCAAGTGGTGATGTTATGTCAGTAGCTCAGAGAGCAACCAATTTCATCTATGATGACCCAAGAGTAGCAGAAAGAGGCATGATGTTACAAGAACATAGAAGGTGCTATAATGAAATAATTAAATATTGTAATGAAATGGCCTATTCCGGGGTACTCAAACCATTGAGAGGAAATTCGCAAAAGGCACTCTTACCCCCGATGGTTCACTTTCATGTAGATTCAAATTCAATAACCAAAAACAAAGATCGGACTAATGAAAAAGAAGCTGAGGTATTATTGAACTGGTTGGTACAATACAAAGAAAAAATTTTTGATTACTACAAGCACGTCAAGGATTATAACAATCAATTTGAAAACATGGTAGGTATTATTACCCCATTCAGTGGTCAGAAGAGAACGCTCATCAGGTTAGCAAATAGCAAAGGTTTAAATACCAAGCTCATGAAAATAGGCACTGTGCATGCTCTTCAGGGTGCAGAACGTCCGGTAATCCTATTTTCGTCGGTATATGGCCCTGGCGATACAGGCACCATGTTCTTTGATCGCGACAATAAACCCAACATGTTGAACGTAGCAGTTTCCAGGGCAAAAGACAGTTTCATTGTATTTGGAAATCGAAATATTCTAGATGGCAAAACAACAAAGCCTTCTGGCATACTAGCCAAACACCTAAAATTTTATGAAAACTAA